One region of Piscirickettsia litoralis genomic DNA includes:
- a CDS encoding gp53-like domain-containing protein translates to MSLERPTTYPDFAMKDCTDPISGQPNVEEIPQKLIDYGYAFRDKPEFNKFNYIFRSVAQWIRYVDEVTQSFGYLPFNFGKDATTTTGLIFGYLQGSVTQNNESITVPAGTVTLTANKTNIVYVDLTDTKVKATTSPLSDDANDVELYDITTDATQITNIVDKRTWINETASHQINWGNSSVAVKSQNGEVDVNVAGSTVFKATNSLVISNNPFKPQSGLVFADNTTQNTAAYNLPNYDGTARALSPDDDLNNLFKTGIYCGVPKNNPVNDQDPGGEWFNFFIMGDGKNSASQFAIPWSNLSRGVSVRTTQSGADGWSEWEQLNTQDKIYSAGKSQVSFDSSNAICFYYENKKVASINNNGLTFSDGSTQKVASPAVAKDYNGVTCGIYVDSLGDWNLVNQTGFFVCTNTSMKNGPTLTSTKGHWWTCHVVRVPNSSDLTQTITSLATDDTAPTFVRQYTAGCGWTSWQRIDYSMVANDARTINIANGDANNFKDKAAHYSGTSTGWKNAPSNLGILSVYPYSDNPGCYQEFVGFEDGSYSSHNKYCRMLARDGKTWSDWILITPQLVTKEQYCNNIYNWNGATKTQFIRSYSAQNQPVGGNVFFTGINLFLDDKQHKVTGQLAIRDNGETFTRAQVISSSDNPADKNYSQWLRNDNSPSGIKSDTLNRTQNKDGSLQVEVKKASQSDVESGTDTNSFITPEVLHDFLNQAKFSDKRNGYLRLPDWLGGFLVQWGLLDMPKEGSTETFPIEFSSVYSVTATKISTPNPNAGRFNTSIYNISKTQFTVAFDVGGVGGTAFDDLTGVYGVSWLAIGK, encoded by the coding sequence ATGAGTTTAGAACGTCCAACAACTTACCCCGATTTCGCTATGAAAGATTGCACCGATCCGATTAGCGGCCAGCCCAACGTTGAAGAAATTCCACAAAAGCTTATCGACTACGGTTATGCATTCAGAGATAAGCCAGAGTTTAATAAATTCAATTATATTTTCCGCAGTGTCGCGCAGTGGATCCGTTACGTTGATGAAGTCACGCAGTCTTTCGGCTATCTGCCATTTAATTTTGGCAAAGACGCAACGACGACAACAGGCCTCATTTTTGGTTATCTTCAAGGCTCAGTCACGCAAAACAATGAAAGCATTACCGTGCCAGCCGGAACCGTTACACTCACTGCAAATAAAACAAATATCGTCTATGTTGATTTAACTGATACCAAAGTCAAAGCAACAACTTCACCGCTTTCTGACGATGCAAATGATGTGGAGCTATACGATATCACCACAGACGCAACCCAAATCACTAACATCGTCGATAAGCGCACATGGATAAACGAAACAGCTTCACATCAAATCAATTGGGGTAATTCTAGCGTTGCGGTTAAAAGTCAAAACGGCGAGGTTGATGTTAATGTCGCTGGCTCTACGGTATTTAAAGCAACTAACTCGCTAGTTATTTCTAACAACCCATTTAAACCTCAATCAGGATTAGTTTTTGCTGATAACACCACACAAAACACAGCCGCTTATAATTTACCTAACTACGACGGAACAGCACGCGCACTTTCACCGGATGACGATCTAAACAACTTATTCAAAACGGGCATCTATTGTGGCGTTCCTAAGAATAACCCCGTCAACGACCAAGACCCAGGCGGTGAATGGTTTAATTTTTTCATCATGGGGGACGGCAAAAATTCTGCTTCTCAATTTGCTATTCCGTGGTCAAACTTGTCTCGTGGCGTTTCTGTTAGAACAACACAAAGCGGAGCAGACGGCTGGTCAGAATGGGAACAACTCAATACACAAGATAAGATTTATAGCGCCGGAAAATCACAAGTCAGCTTCGACAGCAGTAACGCCATTTGTTTTTATTATGAGAATAAAAAAGTAGCATCGATTAATAACAACGGCCTAACATTTAGCGATGGCAGCACTCAAAAAGTAGCATCGCCTGCGGTTGCTAAAGATTACAACGGAGTTACTTGTGGTATTTATGTTGATAGCCTTGGCGATTGGAATCTAGTAAATCAAACAGGTTTCTTTGTCTGTACAAACACCTCAATGAAAAATGGACCGACTCTAACATCAACTAAAGGCCATTGGTGGACGTGTCACGTTGTGCGCGTGCCTAATTCATCAGATTTAACCCAAACAATTACCAGCCTAGCAACAGACGACACAGCCCCAACTTTTGTACGGCAATACACCGCTGGGTGTGGTTGGACTTCTTGGCAGCGCATCGATTATTCAATGGTCGCTAATGATGCCCGAACAATTAATATTGCAAATGGTGATGCAAACAACTTTAAAGATAAAGCAGCGCATTACTCAGGAACCAGTACAGGCTGGAAAAACGCCCCTTCAAATTTAGGCATCTTGTCAGTTTATCCGTACAGCGACAACCCAGGATGTTATCAGGAATTTGTTGGTTTTGAAGATGGCAGCTACTCAAGTCATAACAAATATTGCCGCATGCTGGCACGTGATGGCAAAACCTGGTCAGATTGGATTTTAATCACGCCGCAACTTGTCACTAAAGAACAATACTGCAACAACATATACAACTGGAATGGCGCAACTAAAACTCAATTCATACGCTCATACAGCGCACAAAATCAGCCAGTTGGAGGGAATGTATTCTTTACAGGTATTAACCTTTTCCTTGATGACAAACAACACAAGGTCACAGGCCAGCTTGCAATTAGAGACAACGGAGAAACCTTTACACGCGCTCAAGTTATTTCTAGCTCAGACAACCCAGCAGATAAAAATTACAGTCAATGGCTGCGCAACGATAACTCACCTAGCGGAATTAAAAGCGATACTTTAAACCGTACACAAAACAAAGACGGTTCTCTGCAAGTTGAAGTTAAAAAAGCATCTCAATCTGATGTCGAATCAGGCACAGACACCAATTCGTTTATTACTCCCGAAGTGCTACATGATTTTTTAAATCAAGCAAAATTTAGTGATAAACGTAACGGCTACCTTCGTCTACCTGATTGGCTCGGTGGCTTTTTAGTGCAATGGGGACTACTCGACATGCCTAAAGAGGGTTCAACAGAAACATTCCCCATAGAGTTTTCTTCTGTATACAGCGTAACAGCTACAAAAATCAGTACGCCAAATCCTAACGCTGGACGTTTTAACACCTCAATATACAACATTAGCAAAACACAGTTTACAGTGGCTTTTGATGTCGGAGGTGTGGGGGGTACAGCTTTCGACGATCTCACAGGGGTTTACGGGGTGAGCTGGCTAGCAATTGGCAAGTAG
- a CDS encoding PD-(D/E)XK nuclease-like domain-containing protein, translating to MYATKEEQIDWAGAKVIEGMPIDEYHARPELSSSQLKLINKSIRHWRDDQENPKETIDCMRLGNLVHALVLEPEEVSKRYAEPFMAPKNALSKVDDIRAYIRDKELHNHPSKLKKDELLELLKEKDQDAPVLCLMQEKYERQHVGKEFVTPAMMEQAQFLAKAIESHRMSKVLLSGGKPELSVFGELEGVPVRVRADYLHPAAIVDIKTCRDEVSVERFSRTAVDLGYYLSAALYMHVIAQQTGMERPFVFCAIHKATGYVAYHKIEWGSEAHSYGLQLCCNALERYKQWQAGDKSLEEFAYGSKITDLEVPKYELNKIMGVR from the coding sequence ATGTACGCAACAAAAGAAGAGCAAATTGATTGGGCTGGTGCAAAGGTTATCGAGGGTATGCCGATTGATGAATATCACGCACGGCCTGAGTTAAGCAGTAGTCAGCTTAAGTTAATTAATAAATCAATTCGACACTGGCGCGATGATCAAGAGAACCCAAAAGAAACCATCGATTGTATGCGCCTAGGTAATTTGGTTCATGCCTTAGTGTTAGAGCCAGAAGAGGTAAGCAAACGCTATGCTGAGCCTTTTATGGCCCCTAAAAATGCTTTAAGCAAAGTTGACGATATAAGGGCTTATATCCGAGACAAAGAGCTTCATAATCATCCGTCGAAGCTTAAAAAAGATGAGTTGCTGGAACTGCTCAAAGAAAAAGATCAAGATGCGCCAGTGCTTTGTTTGATGCAAGAGAAGTATGAGCGCCAGCATGTAGGCAAAGAGTTCGTGACCCCTGCAATGATGGAACAAGCCCAATTTCTAGCAAAAGCTATAGAAAGCCACAGGATGAGCAAAGTGCTTTTATCTGGGGGAAAGCCTGAGTTGAGCGTTTTCGGCGAATTAGAGGGCGTTCCTGTGCGTGTCAGGGCGGACTATTTGCACCCTGCCGCAATTGTCGATATTAAAACTTGCCGTGATGAGGTTTCAGTGGAGCGGTTTTCTCGAACTGCTGTCGATCTTGGTTATTACCTAAGCGCAGCACTTTACATGCATGTCATAGCGCAACAGACAGGAATGGAACGGCCTTTTGTGTTTTGCGCCATTCATAAAGCAACTGGTTATGTTGCTTATCACAAAATCGAGTGGGGTTCTGAGGCGCATAGTTATGGACTGCAATTATGTTGCAATGCGCTAGAGCGTTATAAGCAGTGGCAGGCTGGAGATAAATCATTAGAAGAGTTTGCCTATGGTAGCAAAATTACTGATCTGGAAGTGCCTAAGTACGAATTAAATAAAATTATGGGAGTTAGATAA
- a CDS encoding baseplate J/gp47 family protein, producing MANSSYLTDTGLTLPTQDDIVNDMVVDAQSLWGSGVQAETYKVLGQLFNIVSAQLYQIYQLGAATYDAQNAYTAQDKNLTDCCARVGIQRLGANKSNAKCILTGNTGVSIPKGSQIAVENTSKLFELTNDQTIGYNNATFLQVLVATHIPGNNYYLNIDQVEYSYIAKESDTVDDIAGKLAAQINTTSDKLMAFFKGSGVFTVEANDTLSTFSTEPSAGLSIEKCSIIATVEAIDYGVVSAPENSLTEIKTPVYGWDSSTNPSAAILGREKESDTEILLRRNSSLKILGSGSVDAISAAVRQLDGVTNAYVFQNTTDQTDANNLPPHSISAIVLGGNEQEIAQTIFNEKSGGIPTYGSIELKVTDSNGDTQLSRFSRPTEIPIYIDIIFAKEDKEAMPADINSAILNAALAYGNTLTVNVDVIPQRFVAAIYKAIPEGIEYIDLSMKTNINDPWSKKKIPIDRVSIAVFKSANITVREDDDDHPN from the coding sequence GTGGCTAACAGTAGCTATTTAACTGACACGGGCCTGACACTGCCCACACAAGACGATATTGTGAACGACATGGTTGTAGATGCACAATCCTTGTGGGGTTCAGGAGTCCAGGCTGAGACGTATAAAGTGCTCGGCCAATTATTTAATATTGTTTCAGCGCAGCTCTATCAAATTTACCAACTGGGCGCTGCAACTTACGATGCTCAAAATGCGTATACAGCCCAGGATAAAAACTTAACTGACTGTTGCGCTCGTGTCGGCATTCAACGCCTTGGAGCGAATAAGTCCAATGCAAAATGTATTCTAACCGGTAACACGGGCGTGAGCATTCCAAAAGGCTCGCAAATCGCGGTAGAAAACACATCAAAGCTTTTTGAACTCACCAACGATCAAACTATCGGCTATAACAATGCGACCTTTCTGCAGGTTCTCGTAGCAACGCACATTCCAGGCAATAATTACTATCTCAATATTGATCAAGTCGAATACAGTTACATCGCAAAAGAAAGCGATACGGTTGACGACATTGCAGGAAAACTTGCCGCACAAATAAATACCACCTCTGATAAGCTCATGGCTTTCTTTAAAGGCTCAGGGGTTTTTACGGTTGAAGCCAATGACACACTCTCGACGTTCTCAACCGAACCCAGCGCAGGACTCAGTATAGAAAAATGCAGCATCATCGCCACAGTTGAAGCTATCGATTATGGCGTTGTCAGCGCACCAGAAAACAGCCTGACTGAAATTAAAACGCCCGTGTATGGCTGGGATAGCTCTACCAATCCAAGCGCAGCTATACTAGGCCGTGAAAAAGAATCCGATACTGAGATCCTTCTACGCAGAAATAGCAGCTTAAAGATTTTAGGCTCGGGTTCCGTCGATGCAATATCCGCTGCCGTTCGGCAATTAGACGGGGTGACAAACGCTTATGTGTTTCAAAACACCACAGACCAGACCGATGCAAATAACCTACCTCCTCATAGCATTAGCGCCATTGTACTCGGTGGCAATGAACAAGAAATTGCACAAACGATCTTTAACGAAAAATCGGGCGGTATTCCAACTTACGGCAGCATCGAACTCAAAGTCACCGACTCAAACGGTGATACGCAGCTTAGTCGCTTCTCACGCCCTACAGAAATACCGATTTATATCGACATTATTTTCGCTAAAGAAGATAAAGAGGCCATGCCTGCCGACATCAACTCAGCTATTCTGAATGCAGCCCTGGCTTACGGTAATACTTTAACTGTTAATGTCGATGTCATTCCTCAGCGTTTTGTTGCGGCAATTTATAAAGCAATTCCCGAAGGCATTGAATACATCGACCTCTCAATGAAAACCAACATTAATGACCCATGGAGCAAAAAGAAAATACCGATTGACCGCGTATCTATTGCAGTCTTTAAATCAGCGAATATCACAGTGAGAGAAGATGACGACGATCACCCCAATTGA
- a CDS encoding phage baseplate protein — MGAILELGKQSVYIDTLKSKNEKYRNKVTQFPVESDQDGSQNNPITDDIINQNDVINIKGIVSGSPIVFMASLSTYSINITDSIKKGEIVKQQFTSPNDAKRLLKDFSKSGKTIKLSIDDEYFDNAAIADLEIKSDSDTGDSLFVELKLEIIKKVVSKTTTVPDNIADQKTQDDNSKKADLGHVAAKPVEKGTFEYQLGTKAISFTKGLF; from the coding sequence GTGGGGGCTATATTAGAGCTAGGAAAACAATCTGTTTACATAGACACATTAAAATCAAAAAACGAAAAGTATCGAAATAAAGTTACTCAATTCCCAGTTGAAAGCGATCAAGACGGCTCTCAAAACAACCCAATTACAGATGATATTATCAATCAAAATGATGTAATAAACATCAAAGGGATTGTTTCTGGCTCTCCAATTGTTTTTATGGCAAGCCTTTCAACTTATTCAATTAATATCACTGACAGCATCAAAAAAGGGGAAATTGTAAAACAACAATTCACTTCTCCAAATGACGCAAAGAGACTATTAAAAGATTTTTCAAAAAGTGGGAAAACAATAAAACTGTCGATTGATGATGAGTATTTTGATAATGCAGCCATTGCAGACTTAGAGATTAAAAGCGATTCAGATACAGGTGACAGTTTATTTGTTGAGTTAAAACTTGAGATCATTAAAAAGGTTGTTAGTAAGACCACAACGGTTCCCGATAATATCGCCGACCAAAAGACTCAGGATGATAACTCAAAAAAAGCAGACCTAGGTCATGTAGCAGCAAAGCCTGTTGAAAAAGGAACATTTGAATATCAACTCGGTACAAAAGCAATAAGTTTTACTAAAGGTCTATTTTAA
- a CDS encoding AAA family ATPase yields MPVITIACSKGGVGKSTIATSLAVSLTQAGFTVALLDSDPQFSASLWADTRLDEEGLPKIKHVQKIGKIKHEALGLSKQFDYVVIDTGGQDSTEMRQSLVVADLAVIPMRQSQYDLDVIEGMTEIVDDAQSIGNDKLKTVYILNMVNPNSKSKKALELIEALNDDDDINLYSGFLYSRDAYVESSSSGKGITELRDKKAKAEFVAFTDYIINLFKGKKNGRSKKTKQKEKIRA; encoded by the coding sequence ATGCCTGTTATTACTATAGCTTGTAGCAAGGGTGGTGTGGGTAAATCAACAATTGCAACATCTTTAGCTGTATCCTTAACGCAAGCAGGGTTTACAGTCGCACTTTTAGACTCAGACCCACAATTTAGTGCAAGTTTGTGGGCTGATACTAGGCTTGATGAAGAAGGCTTACCCAAAATAAAACATGTCCAAAAAATTGGAAAAATTAAACATGAAGCTTTGGGTTTGTCAAAGCAGTTTGATTATGTAGTAATTGATACTGGTGGTCAGGATAGTACGGAAATGCGTCAGTCACTGGTTGTTGCTGACCTGGCAGTGATTCCAATGCGTCAATCTCAATATGATCTTGATGTAATTGAAGGTATGACTGAAATAGTTGATGATGCCCAATCTATAGGCAATGATAAACTCAAAACAGTTTATATCTTGAATATGGTGAACCCTAACAGTAAAAGCAAAAAAGCATTAGAGCTTATAGAAGCACTGAACGACGATGATGATATAAACTTGTATAGCGGTTTTCTTTACTCTCGTGATGCCTATGTGGAAAGTTCTAGTTCAGGGAAAGGAATTACAGAATTGAGGGATAAAAAAGCAAAAGCTGAGTTTGTTGCATTTACTGACTATATAATCAATTTATTTAAAGGCAAGAAAAATGGCCGTAGTAAGAAAACGAAGCAAAAAGAAAAAATCAGAGCTTAA
- a CDS encoding phage neck terminator protein — translation MNIANLQKALLNTLKTETNETLVLGYQSNLRLDQFTSLRYYNSKMVGQPNESPCDEGVQVTQLYELIFLIEALGPDSETRATQLASTFRLASQKNKLAGQGLKFFKCG, via the coding sequence ATGAATATAGCAAACCTGCAGAAAGCTCTACTCAATACCCTTAAAACCGAAACTAATGAAACCCTTGTACTCGGCTATCAAAGTAACTTAAGACTAGATCAGTTCACCTCACTGCGTTATTACAATTCAAAAATGGTTGGCCAACCCAATGAATCCCCATGCGATGAAGGTGTGCAAGTCACGCAACTGTATGAGCTCATATTTTTAATTGAAGCTTTAGGCCCAGATTCAGAAACACGAGCAACACAACTAGCTTCAACTTTTCGGCTGGCCAGCCAAAAAAATAAACTCGCTGGCCAAGGGCTTAAATTTTTTAAATGTGGG
- a CDS encoding ParB/RepB/Spo0J family partition protein has translation MAVVRKRSKKKKSELKGVEDFVEATVFSRELWAPTPEIKIADIKIDRKIKDSNAIKSLASSMEGKRQINACVVRESTDGGYELISGECRYEAAKINKEPLLVRVIECSDEEAAQTIIAENEQRVDLCDYDKALTYLEYMKMFNIRSIRAFSKQFKVSKTQAGRLLQVENIPENVRESLPMEILGASQIEELAQRTKKSNPQSDYYEEAIISLSAKLSRVGTRDSSDLLSRVGTEENKDRVLDWKGFILRVDRKVNPPEKQPKKKIERYVFKSEKADLRYTDSGFVVKSKKLTRKQKEQIQEALDAIL, from the coding sequence ATGGCCGTAGTAAGAAAACGAAGCAAAAAGAAAAAATCAGAGCTTAAAGGCGTAGAAGATTTTGTTGAGGCAACTGTTTTTAGTCGTGAGTTATGGGCACCTACTCCTGAGATTAAAATAGCCGACATTAAAATTGATCGTAAAATCAAAGACAGCAATGCAATAAAAAGCTTAGCTTCTAGTATGGAAGGCAAAAGACAAATTAATGCATGTGTTGTTAGAGAGTCTACCGATGGAGGTTATGAATTAATCTCTGGTGAGTGCCGTTATGAAGCAGCGAAGATTAATAAAGAGCCGCTTTTAGTACGTGTAATTGAATGCTCTGACGAAGAAGCTGCCCAAACAATTATTGCAGAAAATGAACAAAGAGTTGATTTGTGTGACTATGATAAAGCTTTAACCTACCTTGAATACATGAAGATGTTCAACATTAGAAGCATCAGGGCTTTTTCAAAACAGTTTAAGGTAAGTAAAACTCAAGCTGGTCGTTTACTGCAAGTTGAGAACATCCCCGAAAATGTTAGAGAATCTCTACCCATGGAAATACTCGGCGCTTCTCAAATTGAAGAGCTGGCGCAGCGCACAAAAAAAAGCAACCCCCAAAGTGATTATTATGAAGAGGCTATTATTTCTTTATCTGCTAAGTTGTCCCGAGTCGGGACAAGGGATAGTTCTGACCTGCTGTCCCGAGTAGGGACAGAGGAAAATAAAGACCGAGTTCTTGACTGGAAGGGTTTTATTTTGAGAGTAGACCGCAAGGTTAACCCTCCTGAGAAGCAACCCAAGAAGAAAATCGAGCGTTATGTTTTTAAGTCCGAAAAGGCTGATTTAAGGTATACAGACAGTGGCTTTGTCGTGAAGTCAAAGAAGCTTACTAGAAAGCAAAAAGAACAGATACAAGAAGCCTTAGATGCTATTTTATGA
- a CDS encoding phage protein produces MQQFNRKWSLKIGEAGKTGIEITELNIKFDITKTDESSDQNKASITVYNLNDSDISRLKKGLALILSVAYDDQPLVTLFAGQVSGFDTHREQASRATLIQCSDGYMPLKETFSFSTFPSGTNALQVAQSLIKDLTADGSISKSEITDQDTLTRHIFSNGYYVAGLTRDALQTLLGSLFMKFSIQDGVIYISSALRTNTQKQALLLTPDTGLIDSPRITAFNPNGLERENIPNNGLQITSLVNPRIVPHSIVKVETQHINSFYRVSKINHRGETLGKNWKTLATLEAINNEHA; encoded by the coding sequence ATGCAACAATTTAACCGCAAATGGTCCCTAAAAATCGGCGAAGCTGGTAAAACGGGCATAGAAATCACCGAACTGAATATCAAGTTTGATATTACTAAAACCGATGAAAGCTCAGATCAAAACAAAGCAAGCATTACCGTCTACAACTTAAACGACTCAGACATTAGCAGGCTAAAAAAAGGCTTAGCCTTGATATTGTCTGTTGCTTACGATGATCAACCGCTAGTCACATTATTTGCCGGACAAGTCAGTGGCTTTGATACACACAGAGAGCAAGCGAGTCGGGCAACACTTATTCAATGCAGTGATGGCTATATGCCACTCAAAGAAACGTTTTCATTCAGCACATTCCCATCGGGCACCAATGCCTTACAAGTGGCTCAAAGCTTAATTAAAGATTTAACGGCTGATGGTAGTATTTCTAAAAGCGAAATTACAGATCAAGACACGTTAACACGTCACATTTTCTCTAATGGTTATTATGTGGCTGGTTTAACCCGTGATGCGCTTCAAACACTACTCGGCTCGCTTTTTATGAAGTTCTCAATACAAGATGGCGTGATTTATATCAGTTCGGCACTGAGGACCAACACACAAAAGCAGGCGCTTTTATTAACGCCAGATACCGGCTTAATTGATTCGCCACGCATCACGGCATTTAATCCGAACGGTTTAGAGCGTGAAAACATACCGAATAACGGCCTGCAAATTACAAGTTTGGTCAATCCGCGCATTGTGCCTCATTCGATTGTCAAAGTTGAAACGCAACATATCAATAGCTTTTATCGAGTCAGCAAAATCAACCACAGAGGGGAAACCCTTGGCAAAAACTGGAAAACATTAGCAACATTAGAGGCAATCAACAATGAACACGCTTGA
- a CDS encoding recombinase RecT, with the protein MEMQTQNKTFSLAPTSFEGALQFAEMIAQSGLCPSSYRGKTNDVFIAMQMGAEIGLQPMQAIQNIAVINGKPTVYGDALMAIVRSHPDCESVKEGYDESKKLCWCKVKRKGQDEQVRYFSMQDAEQAGLLGRGPWKQYTRRMLQMRARSWALRDVFADALCGFMPREEAEDYEVKDINSPTLEPKQSNVTDLNLILENQ; encoded by the coding sequence ATGGAAATGCAAACACAAAATAAAACGTTTTCGCTTGCACCAACTAGTTTTGAAGGTGCATTACAGTTTGCAGAAATGATTGCACAGTCTGGTTTATGCCCTAGCTCTTATCGAGGTAAAACAAATGACGTTTTTATTGCAATGCAGATGGGCGCAGAAATTGGTTTGCAACCGATGCAAGCAATACAAAATATCGCAGTGATCAATGGTAAGCCTACAGTCTATGGTGACGCATTAATGGCGATTGTTCGTTCTCATCCAGATTGCGAATCAGTGAAAGAGGGCTATGACGAATCGAAAAAACTTTGCTGGTGCAAGGTGAAAAGAAAAGGCCAAGATGAGCAAGTGCGCTATTTTTCAATGCAAGATGCAGAACAGGCTGGGCTTTTAGGTCGTGGACCTTGGAAACAATACACACGAAGAATGTTGCAAATGAGGGCACGCTCTTGGGCATTGCGTGATGTTTTCGCCGATGCGCTTTGTGGGTTTATGCCTAGAGAAGAAGCTGAGGATTACGAGGTGAAAGATATTAACTCCCCTACCTTAGAGCCGAAACAAAGTAACGTCACCGATTTAAATTTGATTTTAGAGAATCAATAG
- a CDS encoding DUF2612 domain-containing protein, producing MTTITPIDHNALALSRTLEQFKGKDNYTKLVQVLTNALQSSEQTFIDLLTKRYIDNATGKQLDDVGYDVGCQRNGLKDDNYRRAIYLQIAINTSQGRERDISFVAKQITASSVIQFRENNHGPAQVQVFFDGENATPSNMQLVAQVIGGGIQYYGLTTQGGSPFGFDDISSGFDDGRVTAEFLLN from the coding sequence ATGACGACGATCACCCCAATTGATCACAATGCACTGGCTTTAAGCCGCACCCTCGAACAATTCAAAGGCAAAGACAACTACACAAAACTAGTCCAGGTTTTAACTAATGCCTTACAGAGTTCAGAACAAACCTTCATCGACCTTTTAACCAAGCGCTATATTGATAACGCAACAGGAAAACAACTTGACGATGTCGGCTATGATGTCGGTTGCCAACGCAACGGCTTAAAAGATGACAATTACCGCCGCGCCATTTATTTGCAGATTGCAATTAACACAAGTCAGGGCCGCGAGCGTGATATCTCTTTCGTTGCAAAACAAATCACGGCCTCTTCTGTCATCCAATTTCGAGAAAACAACCACGGCCCAGCCCAGGTGCAAGTCTTTTTCGACGGCGAAAACGCAACGCCTAGCAATATGCAACTTGTCGCGCAAGTGATTGGGGGTGGCATTCAATACTACGGACTCACAACACAAGGCGGCAGCCCCTTCGGCTTTGATGATATCTCGAGCGGCTTTGATGACGGCCGTGTTACCGCAGAATTTTTACTTAATTAA
- a CDS encoding Gp138 family membrane-puncturing spike protein yields the protein MNTLEQVLHAALESRLCDVHTSIPGRIASYDAKTQKANIQPVIKKKLRDGRSFSMPVITDIPVMFPSAGGGLLSFPAKQGDTGLLFFCERSIDQWMTGDNDEAEPLGNHKHNYTDAVFIPGLYPYSRTLNADPVNTELKFSDNQIILKPDGSIVINAPKQITINTINANINASQQLTVTAPLSQFKGNVAITGDLTTPALTASAGSKASSFSGDVKTSGAINCAQTITASSDVVGGGISLKSHTHGGVEPGGGKTSSPL from the coding sequence ATGAACACGCTTGAACAAGTCTTGCATGCGGCTTTAGAGTCACGCCTTTGTGATGTACACACGTCAATCCCTGGCCGTATTGCCTCCTATGACGCGAAAACACAAAAAGCAAACATTCAACCCGTCATTAAGAAAAAACTCCGTGACGGGCGTTCTTTTTCGATGCCAGTAATAACCGATATTCCTGTCATGTTTCCAAGCGCAGGCGGTGGGCTTTTATCTTTCCCAGCTAAGCAAGGCGACACCGGACTTTTATTTTTCTGTGAGCGCTCGATAGATCAGTGGATGACGGGCGACAATGACGAAGCTGAACCTCTGGGAAATCATAAGCACAACTATACAGATGCAGTATTTATCCCTGGCCTATACCCATACAGCCGCACGCTTAACGCTGATCCAGTAAATACCGAACTTAAATTCTCTGACAATCAGATTATTTTAAAACCCGATGGCAGCATCGTGATTAATGCACCCAAGCAAATCACAATCAATACAATCAACGCGAATATTAACGCAAGCCAACAACTCACGGTGACAGCACCGCTCAGTCAATTTAAAGGCAATGTAGCGATTACCGGTGACTTAACCACGCCTGCATTAACCGCAAGCGCAGGCTCTAAAGCCTCGAGCTTTTCAGGCGATGTTAAAACTTCAGGAGCAATTAATTGTGCTCAAACTATCACAGCGTCGAGCGATGTTGTCGGCGGTGGTATTAGTCTTAAATCTCATACTCACGGTGGGGTTGAGCCAGGCGGAGGGAAAACAAGCTCACCTCTTTAG
- a CDS encoding phage baseplate plug family protein — translation MIEIPLSSKLPNYTQTTSLEGTAYQFDVRWNTRDETWRISIADTDGNPILSGLKLLPYSPLIQRYKIEGFIEGELMGINTTNEFEPPNRKNLGSDFKLFYLSKDEINQ, via the coding sequence ATGATAGAAATCCCTCTAAGCAGCAAATTACCAAACTACACACAAACAACCTCCCTAGAAGGCACCGCCTATCAGTTTGATGTGCGCTGGAACACGCGGGATGAAACTTGGCGTATTTCTATCGCTGACACGGACGGAAACCCTATTTTAAGCGGCTTAAAATTACTACCCTACTCCCCACTTATCCAAAGATACAAAATCGAAGGATTCATCGAAGGGGAGCTTATGGGTATTAACACTACAAATGAATTTGAACCACCCAATAGAAAAAATTTAGGCAGTGATTTTAAGCTGTTTTATTTATCCAAAGATGAGATCAATCAGTAA